Proteins encoded in a region of the Perca fluviatilis chromosome 8, GENO_Pfluv_1.0, whole genome shotgun sequence genome:
- the si:ch211-245j22.3 gene encoding guanylyl cyclase inhibitory protein isoform X1 encodes MVLVYHNNLQCPSLFIKQICYLSLCDRTFINECPSGLITLHEFQRHFCNGTVGSESAEYAEQIFRTLDNNGDGVVDFREYVMAISMLIEGSAVEKLRWSFKLYDKDGDGAITREEMLEITQAVYKMKVAAALTKSNPLTAEECTNRIFMRLDKDNNAIISLEEFTEGALNDDWIREMLECDPSTVKMERPLRRDTALGTHG; translated from the exons ATGGTTTTAGTGTATCACAACAACTTGCAGTGTCCTTCcctttttattaaacaaatatgttatttgTCTTTATGTGATAGAACatttattaatgaatgtccAAGTGGGCTGATCACTCTGCATGAGTTTCAAAGACATTTCTGCAATGGAACAGTGGGCAGTGAGTCTGCTGAGTATGCAGAACAGATATTCCGCACATTGGACAATAATGGG GATGGTGTGGTTGATTTCAGGGAGTATGTCATGGCCATCAGCATGCTTATTGAAGGTTCTGCTGTGGAGAAGCTGCGGTGGTCATTTAAGCTCTATGACAAAGATGGAGACGGAGCAATTACAAGGGAGGAAATGCTGGAGATTACGCAG GCTGTGTATAAGATGAAGGTAGCCGCTGCTTTAACCAAATCCAACCCACTTACAGCTGAAGAGTGTACCAACAGGATATTTATGCGATTAGATAAAGACAATAACG CCATCATCAGCCTGGAGGAGTTCACAGAGGGAGCGCTGAATGATGATTGGATCAGGGAAATGCTGGAATGTGATCCTAGCACTGTGAAGATGGAGAGGCCCCTGAGGAGGGACACCGCTTTGGGGACCCATGGTTGA